The following coding sequences lie in one Vespula pensylvanica isolate Volc-1 chromosome 7, ASM1446617v1, whole genome shotgun sequence genomic window:
- the LOC122630449 gene encoding uncharacterized protein LOC122630449: MRKLTVWSIVCLTIILAKDIVADLNVSSKIDLDSNEIQLTSSDRPVIVSNQRERIVDVQKEPSIRINEQPNPWLHRPSQSFVRSSFPEDLRKRRTHLSSESPINTPTNTVVNNVRIFVNGNETEKGSNVASCENGVCDVSVSSKIDEEGNIVTDVHITIITNTKPAIEVAEIPVIDGFRGIEENTPRGSSPVFHPLDHVKPTFTHLLRNDIPQVQVRGFVEPNNEEIHFQDRRNYGRIFPTWYNGHNHEHRAYNKGFQDSRSWLPRRVIVDDKIEAPLSKTKQSEE, translated from the exons ATGAGGAAACTCACAGTATGGTCGATCGTATGTCTGACTATTATCCTTGCCAAGGACATCGTAGCCGATTTGAACGTCTCCTCGAAGATCGATCTCGACTCGAACGAGATCCAACTAACATCCTCCGATCGTCCTGTCATCGTCTCGAACCAAAGAGAAAGGATCGTCGATGTTCAAAAGGAACCTTCGATACGCATCAACGAACAACCGAACCCATGGCTACATCGTCCGAGTCAATCCTTCGTAAGATCAAGTTTCCCAGAAGATTTAAGAAAACGAAGGACACATCTATCATCC gaatcCCCGATAAACACTCCGACAAACACTGTTGTAAACAACGTACGAATTTTTGTAAACGGAAACGAGACAGAAAAGGGATCGAATGTTGCATCCTGCGAAAATGGTGTTTGCGACGTATCGGTTTCGTCGAAAATCGACGAGGAGGGAAACATTGTGACGGACGTACACATCACCATAATCACAAACACAAAGCCGGCCATCGAGGTCGCCGAAATTCCGGTTATCGATGGATTTCGAGGAATAGAAGAGAATACGCCTCGCGGGTCATCTCCCGTGTTTCATCCTCTCGATCATGTGAAACCAACTTTCACTCATCTTCTACGTAACGATATACCGcaa GTTCAAGTCCGTGGATTTGTAGAACCAAACAACGAGGAAATTCATTTCCAAGATCGAAGAAACTACGGAAGAATATTTCCGACTTGGTATAACGGGCATAATCATGAACATCGTGCATACAACAAAGGTTTTCAAGATTCTAGGTCGTGGCTTCCGCGAAGAGTTATTGTCGACGATAAGATCGAAGCACCGCTTAGTAAAACGAAGCAATCCGAGGAATAA
- the LOC122630410 gene encoding tyrosine-protein kinase Dnt-like has protein sequence MSLLELTSILFLVLASPASGYFNLFLSQAEVRKLMGLQAELFYVREGVINEYAIKFVVPVPAQVHKLHFTWQNLAGRPLPYTMDVDISNPSALSSSLNISQTGEIPVGVLQTWALALHCGPYDAEVDLSLRINVSVSRKNTTSLEFRRKKICLKEKSGYTGPEEVLVAASGSTSGGQVFYAAIGCACAFIAAICVLVVAYYVRDKKARRHRDPLQESRGLSSACSVERGTGVGPAQTFLSPETPPPSASGASASTYRRLDDRPSRELHERIQEITVQRCRVRLLSIEMEGTFGRVYRGSYHEEGASSPRDVLVKTAAEHASQSQVALLLREGLALYGLSHPALLPVLGVSIEDRSAPFLLYPHTGYKNMKRFLLRCKLSSEGPPRALTTQEVVEMALQAAKGVQYLHRKRLVHKDLAARNCVVDDDLRVQITDNALARDLFPQDYHCLGDNENRPIKWLAIESLLGKTFTTASDVWAFGVLLWELTTLAQQPYVEVDPFEMASYLRDGYRLAQPINCPDELFAVMAYCWAMSPDERPTFGQLIVCLQDFHTQLTRYV, from the exons gTCTCCAAGCGGAGTTGTTCTACGTCAGAGAAGGTGTGATCAACGAATATGCAATTAAATTCGTTGTACCGGTTCCGGCACAAGTTCACAAGCTACATTTCACATGGCAAAATCTTGCCGGTAGGCCG CTTCCTTACACGATGGACGTTGATATCAGCAATCCATCGGCTTTGAGCAGCTCGCTGAACATATCTCAAACGGGTGAGATACCAGTCGGTGTTTTACAAACTTGGGCCCTAGCTTTACATTGTGGTCCCTATGACGCCGAAGTAGACCTTAGCCTACGCATAAACGTTTCCGTATCGAGAAAGAACACAACGAGTTTAGAATTTAGACGGAAGAAGATCTgtttgaaagagaagagtggTTATACCGGACCCGAAGAAGTTTTAGTCGCTGCTTCGGGTTCTACTTCCGGTGGACAGGTGTTCTACGCAGCCATCGGATGTGCCTGTGCCTTCATCGCTGCCATATGCGTTCTCGTAGTGGCCTATTACGTTCGAGATAAGAAGGCCAGAAGGCATAGGGATCCGTTACA AGAATCCAGAGGGCTCAGTTCAGCGTGTAGCGTAGAACGAGGAACAGGGGTCGGTCCGGCGCAAACCTTTCTGTCTCCGGAAACTCCGCCACCCTCAGCGTCTGGAGCATCAGCATCCACTTATAGAAGATTAGACGACAGACCTAGTCGAGAGCTACATGAAAGAATTCAAGAGATCACCGTACAAAG ATGCAGGGTGCGTCTTCTCAGCATAGAAATGGAGGGCACCTTTGGTCGCGTGTACAGGGGTAGTTATCACGAGGAGGGTGCTTCGTCTCCGAGGGACGTTCTAGTAAAAACAGCCGCCGAGCACGCCTCACAGTCGCAA GTCGCCCTTCTTCTACGAGAAGGTTTAGCTCTTTACGGCTTGAGTCACCCAGCCTTACTCCCTGTTCTGGGTGTCTCGATCGAGGATAGAAGCGCGCCCTTCCTACTTTATCCTCATACCGGTTACAAAAACATGAAGAGATTCTTACTAAGGTGCAAGCTGAGCAGCGAAGGGCCACCGAGGGCTCTTACTACTCAGGAAGTCGTCGAAATGGCACTTCAAGCTGCCAAAGGGGTTCAGTATCTTCATAGGAAACGGCTTGTCCATAAAGATCTCGCTGCGAGGAATTGCGT GGTCGACGACGATCTACGCGTTCAAATAACGGACAACGCCCTAGCTAGAGATCTCTTCCCTCAGGATTACCATTGTTTGGGAGATAACGAGAATCGACCAATCAAGTGGCTAGCTATAGAGAGTCTACTTGGTAAAACGTTTACCACTGCATCAGACGTT TGGGCATTCGGTGTTCTCCTATGGGAATTAACTACATTGGCACAACAACCCTACGTCGAAGTAGATCCATTCGAGATGGCGAGTTATCTCCGTGATGGTTACAGATTAGCCCAACCGATCAATTGTCCCGATGAACTATTCGCGGTAATGGCCTATTGTTGGGCCATGTCTCCCGACGAGAGACCTACCTTCGGACAGCTCATAGTCTGTTTGCAAGATTTCCACACGCAATTGACGAGATACGTTTAA
- the LOC122630448 gene encoding DNA-directed RNA polymerase II subunit RPB1-like, which produces MDIRIYALLLLFAFVGSNAEFRSSARHRRDVERKAGEYYNLAKIIKRAADSTTTTTTKSSEDDTSSSNKNPGTTSPNTASPGTASPSTTNPTTTKATPSSPKPTKPTSGTTKATTTKSEPTSTETTTKPTTEATSKPQLGSRSAFEDKDDSPSKPSNSDEKSEKKPSAVSPRIKPDTPDNKDKSPSSPSILNPSAGSSYPFPGFNSIPPYGPNYAFTSTNHSPGGSASASASSFASAGASSGNPGYPAFDSRGGFYPNTPFYNPGYIPNNMWPINDVSQNNPTKPITSSRSSFDTENKPTSSNNSPAGNDAHPVNNPNSIPSTGPQNFPTRSFGGPYTPNFDYPPVNSVQGPNYAWTNSGPGYAGASAGASTGSGPTFGSRGAFPDNNAGVGYMDNSAYSPGIIDPGFAFPQSGFGPDFGNDFAVHQRMMEDHFKAIQAQIEAQQRAIFEASNGLGSGPGSSDPGLQSAISSISVGPRGGFQAGQINPAAPGIESRFANELPPPSGGQYGVFASSHSSSATDGSGRTIAHKSATTGVNDNGKITFRTVQDK; this is translated from the exons ATGGATATCAGGATCTATGCTCTACTGCTTCTTTTTGCATTCGTTGGATCCAACGCCGAATTCCGTTCCTCTGCTCGACATCGTAGAG ATGTCGAAAGGAAGGCTGGTGAATACTATAATTTAGCCAAGATAATAAAACGTGCAGCTGATTCAACTACCACGACTACTACAAAGAGCAGCGAGGACGACACTAGTTCTAGCAATAAGAATCCTGGCACTACGAGTCCAAACACTGCAAGTCCTGGCACCGCGAGTCCTAGCACTACAAATCCTACCACTACGAAAGCTACCCCATCATCACCTAAGCCAACTAAACCGACAAGTGGCACTACCAAAGCCACGACCACTAAATCAGAACCTACGTCAACAGAGACAACTACTAAACCTACTACCGAAGCAACAAGCAAACCACAATTGGGTTCAAGATCGGCCTTCGAAGACAAAGATGATTCTCCATCGAAGCCTTCTAACTCCGATGAAAAATCTGAGAAAAAACCATCGGCTGTGTCACCTCGTATAAAACCGGATACACCTGATAACAAAGACAAGAGTCCATCTTCACCATCGATATTAAATCCATCAGCTGGTAGTAGCTATCCATTCCCTGGATTTAACTCTATACCACCTTACGGTCCTAACTATGCATTTACCAGTACCAATCATAGTCCCGGAGGATCAGCAAGTGCATCGGCTAGCAGTTTCGCCAGTGCCGGTGCATCATCGGGTAACCCAGGATATCCAGCATTCGATTCACGCGGTGGATTCTATCCTAATACTCCCTTCTATAATCCTGGATACATACCCAATAATATGTGGCCGATCAATGACGTTTCTCAAAATAATCCTACAAAACCTATCACAAGTTCGCGTTCTTCTTTCGACACGGAAAACAAGCCTACATCTTCGAATAATTCGCCAGCTGGTAACGATGCACATCCAGTTAATAATCCTAATTCTATACCATCAACTGGTCCACAAAATTTCCCAACTCGTTCTTTCGGAGGTCCCTACACTCCCAATTTCGATTATCCCCCCGTGAATTCGGTTCAGGGACCTAATTATGCTTGGACTAATTCCGGGCCTGGTTACGCTGGAGCATCTGCTGGTGCTTCCACTGGTTCTGGACCGACGTTTGGTAGTCGTGGTGCATTCCCCGACAATAATGCTGGAGTGGGATATATGGATAATTCAGCATATTCTCCTGGTATCATAG ATCCTGGTTTCGCATTTCCTCAATCTGGATTTGGCCCAGATTTTGGCAACGATTTCGCAGTTCACCAACGCATGATGGAAGATCATTTCAAGGCTATTCAAGCCCAGATCGAAGCTCAACAACGAGC aatattcgaAGCGAGCAATGGATTAGGTTCCGGTCCAGGTTCTTCTGACCCCGGATTACAATCTGCTATTTCAAGCATTAGTGTTGGTCCTAGAGGTGGATTCCAGGCTGGTCAGATAAATCCT GCCGCTCCAGGAATAGAGTCTCGATTTGCTAATGAgttaccaccaccatcagGAGGACAATATGGTGTCTTTGCTAGCTCCCATTCTTCCAGTGCAACAGATGGCAGTGGAAGAACTATTGCTCACAAATCAGCGACCACTGGAGTAAATGATAATGGAAAGATTACCTTCCGTACTGTTCAAGATAAATAA
- the LOC122630519 gene encoding uncharacterized protein LOC122630519 produces MPIKAATSKNRVAVHLWISDNPTMATLIWNVLGFLLLSTTIISGLPAPDESKITADTNEENSTLSLDLVPPMIKDDEDKNITLFIINLYAVRNHSGEGSEEVLDNSLMEKMPDIIGPLATIFLVVEEGEDEKPVDLDEMAKYMEEHGFKMDKIEESGETSVLRTEVADKEIDNVKEILESTAENSSSEKLSKSKKYRARRMACHKCHGGGGGGGGKGGGGGYGGGQTIGVIPVYVVPVAVQQQPQRPQYQPPPQQYHPQPVCDPCQGRGGGGGGGGGGGGAWAHASAQASAGSW; encoded by the exons ATGCCTATAAAAGCGGCAACATCAAAGAATCGCGTTGCAGTGCATCTTTGGATTTCTGATAATCCTACGATGGCTACTCTTATCTGGAACGTTCTTGGCTTTCTCTTATTGTCTACTACGATCATTTCTGGATTACCTGCACCTGATGAATCGA AAATTACCGCCGATACTAATGAGGAAAATTCAACGTTGTCATTGGATCTTGTGCCTCCGATGATAAAAGATGACGAGGATAAGAATATTAcgttgtttattataaatctttacGCTGTACGAAATCATTCGGGAGAAGGATCGGAAGAAGTGCTCGATAATAGTCTCATGGAAAAAATGCCAGATATAATAG GTCCCTTAGCAACGATATTTCTAGTCGTAGAGGAGGGAGAAGATGAGAAACCTGTCGATCTCGACGAGATGGCAAAGTACATGGAAGAACACGGATTCAAAATGGATAAAATCGAGGAGAGTGGTGAAACGAGTGTTCTGAGGACAGAAGTAGCagacaaagagatagataacGTAAAGGAGATATTGGAATCCACGGCAGAAAATTCATCAtcagaaaaattatcaaaatctaAGAAATATAGAGCGAGAAGGATGGCTTGTCATAAGTGTCACGGAggcggaggtggtggtggcggcaaGGGTGGCGGTGGAGGTTACGGTGGAG GACAAACGATTGGTGTTATACCGGTATATGTGGTACCTGTTGCGGTTCAACAACAACCGCAGAGACCTCAGTATCAACCTCCACCTCAACAATACCATCCTCAGCCGGTGTGCGATCCGTGTCAAGG acgcggtggtggtggaggcGGTGgaggtggcggtggtggtgctTGGGCACATGCGAGTGCTCAAGCCAGTGCTGGAAGCTggtga
- the LOC122630351 gene encoding uncharacterized protein LOC122630351 codes for MSYSINIIFIILIALQLQSIECNPIDNKKDLSRVQRNILFLGPNSREWSDYHRSWNFPHFPSISYFFKDNDDNDDDEDTPDTNERLDELEKTQKEILILLKKLSDDLLTVKDQVSQQQLNEYEETSSIVNEIKTTSFPSSEITITTERLEIESVPLTTSSTLEKTTDMETMETDFPSAIGNTFLIDPPASETVTLMETQHKEIPSISLKTEPQTIKKNEVDSNIRMKGISIDSVDQDNSMPDILFPTSSSSLDDEDTQTV; via the exons atgtcgTACAGCATCaacatcatttttataattctgaTAGCCCTGCAGTTACAAAGTATCGAAT GTAATcctatcgataataaaaaagatctaaGTAGAGTTCAACGAAACATACTATTTCTTGGGCCAAATTCAAGGGAATGGTCAGACTATCATCGTTCTTGGAACTTTCCTCATTTTCCGTCCATCAGTTATTTCTTCAAGGACaatgacgacaatgacgatgatgagGACACACCCGACACAAATGAAAGGCTCGATGAATTAGAAAAGACtcagaaagaaattcttataCTTTTGAAGAAATTGAGCGATG ATTTATTGACTGTAAAGGATCAAGTATCCCAGCAACAATTGAATGAATATGAAGAAACTTCTTCGATcgtgaatgaaataaaaacgacTAGTTTTCCAAGCAGCGAGATAACAATCACCAcagaaagattagaaatagAATCTGTTCCATTAACAACTAGCAGCACGTTGGAAAAAACAACAGATATGGAAACTATGGAAACAGATTTTCCATCAGCAATCGGTAACACGTTCTTGATTGATCCACCTGCTTCTGAAACGGTCACCTTGATGGAAACTCAGCATAAAGAAATTCCAtcgatttcattaaaaactGAACctcaaacaataaaaaaaaatgaagtagaTTCTAACATTAGAATGAAAGGAATATCTATCGATTCAGTCGACCAAGATAATTCTATGCCTGACATACTTTTTCCTacatcttcttcgtctcttgaCGATGAGGACACTCAGACTGTTTAA
- the LOC122630555 gene encoding uncharacterized protein LOC122630555 produces the protein MASCVKCLFLIFSSIFLVLVRADDRVHFNDEQEKRWNTPPELTPEQVSRKKPETINGRAEARFLPFSASFSLNAGQDNSKALQLGAGLGGISVSQSSSFSQAEANSFGNTGSSLSSSQSSSFAAGLTGISASDANSFNVNHPVFGGQSNANSNSFSVGQASASSQANAQNGQASSGSQASIGSVHSSASSSSNVQALSDGLIIGQPQGPRKPVWTNIGPNHDFPGHPISNRPTLTIQEAPITTQQKRPITLTLGGYNPRWQQGRPQLQVNEWHPNGEVNFQGHQWRPHSKHEYAQGYPSIPNSWMQGQGQSNGGLHITVASADSSASSNSGVYTQGQATSVHRNPYGRTERNFANVNSMRENGPSVDFVKFPGQTNVQSIPREFVRSKQMFDGKHRREEKDFVESIVSDITDTVSDLLDIS, from the exons ATGGCTTCGTGCGTTAAGTGCctattccttattttttcttctatcttcctcgTGCTCGTGAGAGCAG ACGATCGCGTGCATTTCAACGATGAACAGGAGAAACGATGGAACACACCACCGGAACTGACACCGGAGCAGGTTAGCAGGAAAAAGCCGGAGACGATAAATGGAAGAGCAGAGGCACGATTTCTTCCATTCAGTGCAAGCTTCAGCCTAAACGCTGGCCAGGACAATAGCAAGGCTTTGCAATTGGGAGCAGGCCTCGGGGGTATCAGTGTATCTCAAAGTTCTAGTTTCTCTCAGGCTGAAGCCAATTCCTTTGGGAATACTGG atcttCGTTATCCTCTAGTCAATCCTCGTCTTTCGCTGCAGGATTAACAGGAATTTCTGCATCGGATGCTAATTCATTCAATGTAAACCATCCTGTTTTCGGTGGGCAGTCAAATGCCAATAGCAATTCATTCAGTGTTGGTCAAGCGAGTGCTTCCTCGCAAGCAAATGCACAGAACGGTCAGGCAAGTTCTGGTTCACAGGCATCGATCGGTTCCGTGCATTCTTCAGCATCATCCAGTAGCAACGTGCAGGCTCTCTCTGATGGTCTGATAATAGGACAACCACAGGGACCAAGAAAACCGGTCTGGACCAACATCGGACCTAATCATGATTTCCCTG gTCATCCTATTTCTAATAGACCTACATTAACCATACAAGAAGCACCAATTACCACTCAACAAAAACGACCGATAACGTTGACATTAGGTGGTTATAATCCACGCTGGCAACAAGGTAGGCCACAACTTCAAGTGAACGAGTGGCATCCTAACGGAGAAGTCAACTTTCAAGGACATCAGTGGAGGCCACATTCGAAGCACGAGTACGCTCAAGGATATCCGTCAATTCCTAACTCGTGGATGCAGGGTCAAGGACAGTCAAATGGAGGTTTGCACATCACCGTAGCTTCAGCTGATTCCAGCGCCTCATCGAACTCCGGTGTTTATACTCAAGGACAAGCTACTTCGGTCCATCGGAATCCCTATGGACGAACCGAAAGGAACTTTGCTAATGTCAATTCCATGAGAGAAAACGGTCCATCTGTGGACTTTGTCAAATTTCCAGGACAAACTAATGTTCAAAGTATACCACGGGAATTTGTCAGGAGCAAACAAATGTTCGACGGCAAacatcgaagagaagaaaaggatttcGTTGAAAGTATCGTATCGGACATCACGGATACAGTATCggatttattagatatttcgTAA